The following proteins come from a genomic window of bacterium:
- a CDS encoding glycosyltransferase family 2 protein — MEKGISIILPALNEEENIGHAVHDIVEYFRDKKESYEIIVVDDGSTDMTPTLADRLAHKYNQVKVLHHKVNEGYGKSLKDGFYAASYEYLFFTDCDRQFDISGLNIMFPLIKTGVVDLIIGYRLKRKDPFARKFLSWGYNTLVGFIFDLNVKDIDCAFKIFDKRIFEKINITSKKFFVNTEILVKAHYYGYNMIEVGVPHFPRSAGKSTVSLKYIPLTVRELFRIWIDMRRLRRRKKPVI, encoded by the coding sequence ATGGAAAAGGGAATTTCAATAATATTGCCCGCCCTTAATGAAGAAGAGAACATAGGGCACGCCGTGCATGATATAGTCGAATATTTCAGAGATAAAAAAGAGTCTTATGAAATTATAGTCGTGGATGACGGTTCGACGGATATGACACCGACTTTGGCGGACAGGCTTGCTCATAAGTATAATCAGGTGAAGGTGCTGCACCATAAGGTCAATGAAGGATATGGAAAATCCTTGAAAGACGGTTTTTATGCCGCTTCATATGAATACCTGTTTTTTACGGATTGCGACCGGCAGTTCGATATATCAGGGTTGAATATCATGTTTCCCCTTATCAAGACGGGCGTAGTCGACCTTATTATAGGATACAGGCTTAAGAGAAAAGATCCCTTTGCCAGGAAATTCCTTTCCTGGGGTTATAATACTCTCGTGGGTTTCATATTCGACCTGAACGTTAAAGATATAGATTGCGCCTTCAAGATATTTGATAAAAGGATTTTCGAGAAGATAAATATTACTTCAAAGAAGTTTTTTGTAAATACCGAAATTCTGGTTAAAGCGCATTATTACGGCTATAATATGATTGAAGTAGGTGTCCCTCACTTTCCACGGTCTGCGGGTAAATCCACGGTATCCCTGAAGTACATACCTCTTACCGTCAGGGAACTTTTCAGGATATGGATTGATATGAGAAGGCTTCGCAGGCGGAAGAAACCGGTTATTTAA
- a CDS encoding B12-binding domain-containing radical SAM protein has translation MKVLFLRPVTPSAIILNLIPPIGIGYLAAVSREAGYDVAFLDCILKKLDYESFEKELRRLMPDVVAVSAFSHDIPSARKTASVVKKVNPEIKVIVGGPHPSGMPQDTLNILQDVDFAFKGEAERSIVKLLKFIENKEGDVREIRGLIWREGDKIRVNEQDFPENLDEIPYPAWDLMKPGDYPDAPQGVIFRQSPVAPILITRGCPFRCTFCAGWTVTGRKIRSRSINNVKGEIELLYNKYGVREIHILDDNFSMNIDFVKEFCKWLIETGWHISWCCPNGLRCDTLDEETVRLMKRSGCYYISIGVESGSDRVLQDMKKGLSSDKIRAQVKMITDAGMDVNGFFILGYPGETEEDIRKTIDFSKELDLTRAAFYSYMPLPGTESYERLLELKEIRAIDFDKMTEMTVAYAPRGISREKLKQLQRKAHLEFYLRPKIMFKLLKEIKSVNQLKYIIKRAKAYLFDG, from the coding sequence GTGAAAGTACTTTTTTTAAGGCCTGTTACCCCGAGCGCAATAATATTAAATTTGATTCCTCCTATAGGTATCGGATATCTGGCTGCAGTTTCCAGGGAAGCCGGGTACGATGTGGCGTTTCTTGATTGTATCCTTAAAAAACTGGATTATGAAAGTTTTGAAAAGGAGCTGAGGAGACTGATGCCGGATGTCGTTGCCGTATCGGCTTTTTCTCATGACATCCCTTCCGCCAGAAAAACGGCTTCAGTGGTAAAAAAGGTTAATCCTGAAATTAAAGTGATAGTAGGCGGGCCTCATCCTTCGGGCATGCCTCAGGATACACTTAATATCCTGCAGGATGTTGACTTCGCGTTTAAGGGAGAAGCGGAGAGAAGTATTGTCAAACTGTTGAAGTTTATTGAAAACAAAGAGGGAGATGTAAGGGAAATCAGGGGTTTGATATGGAGAGAAGGAGACAAGATAAGAGTAAATGAGCAGGACTTTCCCGAGAACCTTGACGAAATTCCTTATCCCGCATGGGATCTTATGAAGCCCGGGGATTATCCCGACGCTCCGCAGGGCGTGATTTTCAGGCAGTCGCCGGTTGCTCCCATACTTATCACGAGAGGATGCCCCTTCAGGTGTACTTTTTGCGCCGGATGGACCGTTACGGGCAGGAAAATAAGGTCAAGAAGCATTAATAATGTAAAAGGCGAGATAGAGCTTCTTTATAATAAATACGGAGTCAGAGAAATACATATTCTTGACGATAACTTTTCCATGAATATTGATTTTGTGAAGGAGTTCTGCAAATGGCTGATAGAAACCGGGTGGCATATTTCCTGGTGTTGCCCGAACGGTTTGAGATGTGACACTCTGGATGAAGAAACCGTCAGGCTTATGAAACGGTCCGGCTGCTATTACATCTCTATAGGCGTTGAATCGGGTTCCGACAGGGTGCTGCAGGACATGAAAAAAGGTCTTTCATCCGATAAAATCAGAGCTCAGGTAAAAATGATTACCGATGCGGGAATGGACGTTAACGGGTTCTTTATTCTTGGCTATCCGGGGGAAACCGAGGAAGATATACGAAAAACGATTGATTTCTCAAAGGAACTCGACTTGACAAGAGCGGCTTTTTACAGTTATATGCCGCTTCCGGGAACGGAATCTTATGAAAGGCTTCTGGAATTAAAAGAGATCCGGGCCATAGACTTTGATAAAATGACTGAAATGACGGTAGCCTATGCTCCCCGGGGTATAAGCAGGGAGAAACTGAAGCAGTTACAGAGAAAAGCGCATCTGGAATTCTATCTAAGGCCTAAAATAATGTTTAAACTGCTTAAAGAAATTAAATCGGTAAACCAGTTAAAATATATTATCAAGAGGGCGAAAGCGTATTTATTCGACGGATGA
- a CDS encoding flippase-like domain-containing protein produces the protein MSWKKIKTAATLLIALYILFSIYSGINMSAFGKIFRNINYLWFWTGMSIFIVSAFISSFRYVIILSGAAKIPILSSLKLYLAGNSLNIALPSKMGDLSKAVFLKKEGVVGYSEGFSSVIVEKIFDVSALSFVMVAGLSFLPVNAFFTRDIKVLFLSVGSAFLAAPLIVYMLGAFKVGVLKRTLPKIDEYFIKFHDFLAGLKREPRKLASVILLSVLLWFSHILQVFCFFKSFDCSAGAMISFALIPAAIFIGLIPIAFAGIGTRDKALIVLFGWYGYPDYLMAALGVMCTVRYIVPAVFGLPFLIKYMSKDKDK, from the coding sequence ATGAGCTGGAAAAAAATAAAGACGGCGGCGACACTTTTAATTGCGCTTTATATACTTTTTTCCATATATTCGGGAATAAACATGTCCGCATTCGGAAAGATTTTCCGCAATATAAATTATCTGTGGTTTTGGACAGGCATGTCCATTTTTATCGTTTCCGCGTTCATTTCTTCCTTCAGATATGTGATTATTCTTTCCGGGGCGGCTAAAATCCCGATTTTGTCGTCGTTAAAGCTGTATCTTGCGGGTAATTCGCTTAATATAGCTCTTCCTTCTAAAATGGGGGATTTGAGCAAGGCTGTTTTCTTAAAAAAAGAGGGTGTGGTGGGTTATTCGGAAGGATTCAGCAGTGTTATAGTCGAGAAAATATTTGATGTTTCCGCCCTGAGTTTTGTTATGGTGGCCGGATTGTCGTTTCTGCCGGTAAACGCGTTTTTTACCCGCGACATAAAGGTTCTGTTCTTATCTGTCGGTTCGGCTTTTTTGGCGGCGCCTTTGATTGTATATATGCTGGGAGCTTTTAAGGTCGGTGTGCTAAAGCGGACATTGCCTAAGATAGACGAATATTTTATCAAGTTCCATGATTTTCTGGCCGGGCTTAAGAGAGAACCGCGGAAACTTGCCTCGGTTATCCTGTTATCAGTCCTGCTGTGGTTTTCCCATATCCTGCAGGTTTTCTGTTTTTTTAAATCTTTTGACTGTTCCGCCGGGGCAATGATTTCTTTTGCCCTGATACCGGCCGCCATATTCATAGGCCTTATCCCGATTGCTTTTGCCGGGATCGGGACAAGGGACAAGGCGCTGATAGTCCTTTTCGGGTGGTATGGATATCCGGACTATTTGATGGCGGCGCTGGGAGTGATGTGTACCGTGAGATATATTGTTCCCGCGGTTTTCGGGTTGCCGTTTCTGATAAAATATATGTCGAAAGACAAAGATAAATAA
- a CDS encoding glycosyltransferase family 39 protein, protein MPERKVIFLFVMALAVMLRVSGLEFGLPDILHADEPIVVNKAMAFGTGDFNPHWFLIPPLTSYILFILYGLFFLIGHISGFFPSSENFVSLYLADPTYFYLIGRFFLGVVPSLISVIMTYKIAKEVSGNEDISIASAFFLSVNFLFVRDSHYIYADMPRIASMLCALFYYVRISKWDKTKDYISAAFFTGLAIAFKYNSALLIFPFLAAFFIGRNAEQAPSREIKKLFLSIFIMSAVYILFNPFSLLDFKTFINDFRNQSSQMSAAGITHHIYYSLLNGMSIALLTCSVLGVIKELNLKNRTALVLIAFIAAEYAGLVFFSQPHARYVLPLIPALCYFAASFIYDLSRILSRGSRRTAWFVVICLVMSFSTFIKACYSDYLFSAGDTRMDARKWIEKNIRAGEKIALDHTFFGPRLLPDESQIRQKIDLAEQEKIPEPKFLKLRKMLEMAEKNRGYKLYFLKDSPSDKGEFLFSMPQIPFSYDYLLDNNIRFIIISRVNQDYKHADFIRKIEESADLVAEFNPYKDNGKKYSSNRYALTGGPFLDNEVYLRSKTGYTIQIYEIGSDRKSGNISRRIKRKNMKRWE, encoded by the coding sequence ATGCCTGAAAGAAAAGTCATATTCCTCTTTGTTATGGCCCTTGCCGTTATGCTGAGAGTTTCGGGACTTGAATTCGGGCTTCCCGATATTTTACATGCGGATGAGCCTATAGTTGTCAATAAAGCGATGGCCTTCGGGACAGGGGATTTTAACCCTCACTGGTTCCTGATCCCTCCTTTGACATCATATATACTTTTTATTTTATACGGTCTGTTCTTTTTAATAGGGCATATATCAGGATTTTTCCCCTCCTCGGAAAATTTTGTGTCGTTATACCTGGCGGACCCGACATATTTTTATTTAATAGGGAGGTTTTTTCTCGGGGTGGTTCCTTCTTTAATCTCTGTCATAATGACATATAAAATCGCAAAAGAAGTGTCCGGAAATGAAGATATATCGATAGCATCCGCCTTTTTCCTGTCGGTAAATTTCCTGTTTGTCAGGGATTCTCACTATATATATGCGGATATGCCCAGGATTGCATCAATGTTATGCGCCTTATTCTACTATGTAAGAATATCAAAGTGGGATAAAACGAAAGATTATATATCGGCTGCCTTTTTTACGGGGCTTGCGATAGCTTTTAAATATAACTCAGCCCTTTTAATATTTCCTTTTCTTGCCGCTTTTTTTATAGGCCGGAATGCGGAACAAGCTCCCTCGCGGGAAATTAAAAAACTTTTTTTGTCCATTTTTATAATGTCTGCCGTATATATTCTGTTTAACCCTTTTTCCCTGCTGGATTTTAAAACTTTTATAAATGATTTCAGAAATCAGTCATCGCAGATGTCAGCGGCGGGGATTACGCATCATATTTATTATTCGCTTCTCAACGGAATGTCGATTGCGCTCCTTACATGTTCCGTGCTTGGGGTGATAAAAGAACTGAATCTGAAGAACAGAACAGCGCTGGTTCTGATAGCATTTATAGCTGCCGAATACGCCGGGCTGGTTTTTTTCAGCCAGCCCCATGCCAGGTATGTCCTTCCTCTGATACCGGCGCTTTGTTATTTTGCGGCATCGTTTATTTACGACCTTTCCCGCATCCTGTCGAGGGGTAGCAGAAGAACGGCATGGTTCGTTGTAATTTGTCTGGTCATGTCTTTTTCGACATTTATAAAAGCCTGTTATTCCGACTATTTGTTCTCGGCCGGCGATACGCGTATGGATGCGAGAAAGTGGATAGAAAAAAATATACGCGCAGGGGAAAAAATAGCGCTTGACCATACCTTTTTCGGACCCAGGCTCCTGCCTGATGAAAGCCAGATAAGGCAGAAAATAGACCTGGCGGAGCAGGAGAAAATACCGGAGCCTAAATTCCTTAAATTGCGGAAGATGTTGGAAATGGCCGAAAAAAACAGGGGTTATAAGCTGTATTTTTTAAAAGACTCCCCGTCCGATAAAGGGGAGTTTTTGTTCTCCATGCCCCAGATACCTTTCAGTTATGATTATCTGCTTGATAATAATATCAGGTTTATTATTATCAGCAGGGTGAATCAGGATTATAAACACGCTGATTTTATCAGGAAAATAGAAGAAAGCGCTGACCTTGTAGCTGAATTCAATCCGTATAAGGATAACGGCAAAAAATATTCATCGAACAGGTATGCCCTTACGGGAGGCCCGTTCCTTGACAATGAGGTTTATTTAAGAAGTAAAACGGGATATACTATTCAGATATATGAAATTGGCTCTGACAGAAAGTCAGGTAATATTTCGAGACGGATAAAACGCAAAAACATGAAGAGGTGGGAATGA
- a CDS encoding glycosyltransferase family 2 protein: MKVSVIIPAYNEGNSVKSAIRVIDEFLKAGTEDYEIIVVDDGSKDKSAQAIQQLANENNKIILLKNGANRGKGYSVKRGMLQATGDIRLFADADMSTPIETLADMIEFINKGYDIVIGSRRTQGAVIEIRQNFLRENMGRVFNLLVRLIVLRGFKDTQCGFKLFTKKAAENIFKLQKFDNFVFDVEILYIAKKLGFKIIEAPVKWYNSTDSKVRPFRDSASMFLNLFKIRFFHRKLRKMTDA; this comes from the coding sequence TTGAAAGTCTCGGTAATCATACCGGCGTATAATGAGGGAAATTCAGTTAAATCCGCCATAAGGGTAATAGATGAATTTCTCAAGGCGGGAACCGAAGACTATGAGATTATAGTTGTGGATGACGGCAGTAAAGATAAGTCTGCGCAGGCAATCCAGCAATTGGCAAACGAGAACAATAAAATCATTTTGCTTAAAAACGGGGCAAACAGGGGTAAGGGGTATTCCGTAAAAAGAGGGATGCTGCAGGCGACGGGTGATATAAGGCTTTTTGCCGATGCGGATATGTCGACCCCGATAGAGACGCTGGCCGATATGATTGAATTTATAAATAAGGGCTATGATATTGTTATAGGATCGAGAAGAACTCAGGGGGCTGTTATTGAAATAAGGCAGAATTTTTTGCGCGAGAACATGGGCAGGGTGTTCAATCTGCTTGTCAGGCTTATAGTTTTGCGCGGTTTTAAAGATACTCAATGCGGGTTTAAGCTTTTTACGAAAAAAGCCGCAGAAAATATATTTAAACTTCAGAAATTCGACAATTTTGTCTTCGATGTGGAGATATTATATATAGCGAAAAAGCTGGGTTTTAAAATCATTGAAGCTCCTGTAAAATGGTATAATTCCACCGATTCGAAGGTCAGGCCTTTCAGGGATTCCGCGTCAATGTTCCTTAATCTTTTCAAAATAAGGTTTTTCCATAGGAAACTCAGGAAGATGACTGATGCCTGA
- a CDS encoding pectate lyase, whose translation MENRDLYLKIAMKQIPRILTLADRDVTSPTYGCFDREYWHYGTADFPCGMSQEFVLPLALVYKHEFKGNPCYKQETIKDLVVAGIKFAEKSAHRDGSCDDYFPFERAYGATAFSLYAFAESCRLLGINDAEIIEFLEKRGKWISSRLESGKLTNHHAIAALALLLLWQLTAKENYRDAAFDKIKLCLSWQSGEGWFPEYEGCDPGYLTMTIDFLARAYSITKDAALLASLRKALDFLYCFVYPDGTCGGELGSRDTYIFMPHGLELLAKECPGAVEIKTRYLKAIENGLTANYEDNRIFGHMTYSHLLAWVDYCDLNHPAGYDQPRKQFPEAGLCVEKKGRYFFAVAARKGGVFKIFKNGKLIHSDSGFLCEFSDGKIGVSNRIGINTRSGEDPYRIKGNFYYYKRKLMSPAKQVLFRMALMILGPMPRASAVFRKILQKVLITGKRKAPVSFERSFFFTEGGLVVKDLVFLTGGKNVSKLYFTTDKVSIYIAMAECFNQNMLLKWRQSAADDIRDLNTARKLEITRRFE comes from the coding sequence ATGGAGAATAGAGACCTTTATCTGAAAATTGCGATGAAGCAGATTCCCAGGATTCTTACCCTGGCGGACAGGGATGTCACAAGTCCGACTTACGGATGTTTTGACCGGGAATACTGGCATTACGGAACGGCGGATTTTCCGTGCGGAATGAGCCAGGAGTTTGTTCTTCCCCTTGCATTGGTGTATAAGCATGAATTCAAAGGGAATCCCTGCTATAAACAGGAGACAATTAAAGACCTTGTTGTTGCCGGCATAAAATTTGCGGAGAAGAGCGCCCACCGCGATGGGTCCTGCGATGATTATTTCCCTTTTGAAAGGGCTTATGGGGCGACTGCATTTTCACTTTACGCCTTTGCGGAATCATGCCGACTGCTTGGTATCAATGACGCGGAAATAATAGAATTTCTGGAGAAAAGAGGTAAATGGATTTCATCCCGTTTGGAGTCGGGAAAGCTCACGAACCACCACGCGATAGCCGCTTTAGCGCTTCTCCTTCTGTGGCAGTTGACGGCGAAAGAAAATTACAGGGATGCCGCCTTCGATAAGATAAAATTATGTCTTTCCTGGCAATCGGGTGAAGGATGGTTTCCGGAATACGAAGGCTGCGACCCGGGATATCTTACAATGACGATTGACTTTCTCGCCCGGGCGTATTCAATTACAAAGGACGCCGCGCTCCTTGCATCACTCCGGAAAGCGCTGGATTTTCTCTACTGTTTTGTCTATCCCGACGGCACATGCGGCGGAGAATTGGGCAGCAGGGATACGTATATTTTCATGCCTCACGGCCTTGAGCTGTTGGCAAAAGAATGTCCCGGCGCGGTTGAAATAAAAACGAGGTATCTGAAAGCCATTGAAAACGGCCTGACGGCTAATTATGAAGACAATAGGATATTCGGGCATATGACGTACAGCCATCTTCTTGCCTGGGTCGATTATTGTGATTTAAATCACCCGGCCGGATACGATCAGCCGCGAAAGCAGTTTCCCGAGGCGGGACTGTGCGTTGAGAAAAAAGGCAGGTATTTTTTCGCCGTTGCCGCGCGAAAAGGAGGGGTTTTTAAGATTTTTAAAAACGGCAAATTAATACACAGCGATTCGGGTTTCCTGTGCGAGTTTTCGGACGGGAAAATCGGTGTTTCGAACCGAATCGGGATAAATACCCGTTCGGGAGAGGATCCATACCGCATAAAAGGGAATTTTTATTATTATAAGCGCAAACTCATGTCTCCTGCGAAACAGGTTCTTTTTCGCATGGCGCTGATGATTCTCGGACCCATGCCGCGCGCAAGTGCCGTGTTCCGCAAAATTCTGCAGAAAGTGCTTATTACGGGGAAAAGAAAAGCCCCTGTATCTTTTGAAAGAAGTTTTTTCTTTACCGAAGGCGGCCTGGTTGTTAAGGATTTGGTGTTTTTGACAGGCGGCAAAAACGTCAGTAAGCTTTATTTTACGACGGATAAAGTTTCAATTTATATAGCGATGGCCGAATGTTTCAATCAGAATATGCTGTTAAAGTGGCGCCAATCTGCCGCGGATGATATAAGAGATTTGAACACGGCGCGCAAGCTGGAAATAACAAGGCGTTTCGAATGA
- a CDS encoding glycosyltransferase family 2 protein, with the protein MKDRITILIPVYNEKEALPKVMDDLKDMMKKSGCEGDILVVDDGSTDGSDVIAESKGAKVIRHGRNLGNGAARTTGVKASENELIVMIDGDCTYPAEAVPGMIEMMKQNDMVIGARKAEKGTLKILRMPAKMFIKKLAEYLVSDKIPDLNSGLRVLKKSHALKYLKYLPTTHSWVSTITLVLLSKGYRVGYFPIDYYPRVGRSTFHPLKDSYNYLSLVIRTIMYFNPLRFFLPISIFIFLAGLVKSAADFIYTHSVQESDIIIFSTAVIVFAIGLLADLIVMMHKE; encoded by the coding sequence ATGAAGGATAGGATAACGATACTGATTCCGGTTTATAATGAGAAGGAAGCTTTGCCCAAGGTTATGGACGATTTAAAGGATATGATGAAAAAATCGGGCTGCGAAGGGGATATTCTGGTTGTTGACGACGGTTCCACCGATGGTTCAGATGTAATAGCCGAATCAAAAGGCGCCAAAGTCATAAGGCACGGTCGGAACCTCGGCAACGGCGCGGCAAGAACAACAGGGGTCAAAGCATCTGAAAACGAATTGATAGTTATGATAGACGGCGATTGCACATATCCCGCGGAGGCGGTCCCCGGTATGATTGAAATGATGAAACAGAACGATATGGTTATAGGCGCGAGAAAAGCCGAAAAAGGGACTTTAAAAATATTGAGGATGCCCGCGAAAATGTTCATAAAAAAACTTGCGGAATATCTGGTGAGCGATAAAATACCGGACCTTAATTCCGGTTTGAGGGTGTTGAAGAAATCCCATGCGTTGAAATATCTGAAATATCTGCCTACCACTCATTCGTGGGTAAGCACTATAACTCTGGTGCTTCTTTCGAAAGGATACAGGGTTGGGTATTTCCCCATAGATTATTATCCGAGAGTAGGACGCTCAACGTTTCATCCGCTGAAAGATTCTTATAATTACCTGTCTCTTGTCATAAGGACTATTATGTATTTTAACCCTCTCCGTTTTTTCCTTCCGATATCTATTTTTATTTTTCTCGCGGGGCTGGTCAAATCGGCGGCCGATTTCATATATACACATAGCGTTCAGGAATCGGATATCATTATTTTTTCTACGGCCGTCATAGTATTTGCCATAGGGCTGCTTGCCGACCTTATAGTGATGATGCATAAGGAGTGA
- a CDS encoding YfhO family protein, protein MKKIILERKYLIIILLLSVLLYLGDQVFLKASFLSGDYRSQHVPWAIALDRAAKNLSLPLWDTYTHSGFPLLAEGQVAALYPANIVFYLVFPVEIAYAWSNVFHYLLAFLFMYLFLMNAGLDDFSSSAGALFFSFGSAGGGGYYNTVSLKVLCWFPLTLYLIDRYFYRKKLYFLLILGVVLAQQVLAGYFQYAFYSVIFTVFYYYYVSFFHSRNNFIKGMLGNTALLLVTAVTALIIASPQIYESLKLINLCSRGAKDIDFALWGSFNPCGIATLFFPHLGWISFGAVFIGIAPLSMVFFIKKKEINRQLKFIFFLFACSLLFALGRYSPVYKFILSAVKFYGFRVPAKFLFFAGFSLSVMAAYGINSLIKNRAEKSFLKKRFYIWVIAAILVLSLLTAADIALKHKEFWLEKGREYVIANVYGKAHHKHSLDEYMARLEPIYDTLKANVSFNNMFILRGVLFLLVSLALLYAYIRFPVAKRFFVAAFLLISMCELLGFNNRCKIRTNTEPLATFKAKSRIADFISEDESIFRIYEFVGQGVDNAEEVFEVLPNRSITYRLYDIGCYTPLVIKDYYDFIGELGSVDDSTGPRIPDEKILRRDLNLLRFLNVKYILSAAELPFLRHISDFGKCGVYMLDNHFDRFFITDKVVFSEGKNIREKVVDSGRADNKNLCVYIEKGRERDAGFKNMRSDRSEIEVQKYDSGSIILNVVNEPGSALLATSELYYPGWKVFINGEKSEFLRINSLFRGVLLPEGRSKVEMVYRPYLFYVFSAISFLWYLFCIVFCVFSEKGIKQSLVWLSCIFAVCVFILFFCVFLYSQVGDKL, encoded by the coding sequence ATGAAAAAAATAATCCTGGAAAGAAAATATCTTATAATAATCCTGCTTCTTTCGGTATTGCTGTATCTTGGCGATCAGGTTTTTCTAAAAGCCAGTTTCCTCAGCGGGGATTACAGGTCTCAGCATGTGCCGTGGGCAATTGCCCTGGACCGGGCCGCAAAAAATCTGTCACTGCCGCTGTGGGATACATATACCCACTCCGGTTTTCCCCTGTTGGCTGAAGGTCAGGTTGCGGCTTTGTATCCGGCCAACATTGTCTTCTATCTGGTTTTTCCGGTTGAGATTGCTTATGCATGGTCTAATGTGTTCCATTATCTGCTCGCATTCTTATTTATGTATTTATTTCTCATGAATGCGGGGCTTGACGATTTTTCTTCATCGGCGGGAGCGTTGTTCTTTTCGTTTGGCAGCGCCGGCGGCGGGGGATATTACAATACGGTATCATTAAAAGTCCTCTGCTGGTTCCCGCTTACTCTTTATCTGATAGACAGGTATTTTTACCGGAAAAAATTGTATTTTCTTCTGATACTGGGTGTTGTGCTCGCGCAGCAGGTGCTTGCCGGCTATTTCCAATATGCTTTTTATTCTGTGATATTCACCGTGTTTTATTACTATTATGTTTCTTTTTTCCATAGCAGAAACAACTTCATTAAGGGCATGCTCGGGAATACGGCATTGCTTCTTGTCACGGCGGTTACCGCTCTTATAATAGCGTCTCCGCAGATTTATGAGTCTTTAAAGTTAATCAACTTATGTTCCAGAGGAGCTAAAGACATTGATTTTGCTTTATGGGGGTCATTCAACCCATGCGGTATCGCGACGCTGTTTTTCCCGCATTTGGGATGGATATCCTTCGGCGCGGTTTTTATCGGTATTGCGCCGTTATCAATGGTTTTTTTCATAAAAAAGAAAGAAATAAACAGGCAGTTAAAATTTATATTTTTCCTCTTTGCGTGCTCCCTTCTTTTTGCCCTGGGCAGGTACAGCCCTGTCTACAAATTCATATTAAGCGCAGTTAAATTTTACGGGTTCAGAGTACCCGCAAAATTTCTGTTTTTCGCGGGTTTTTCTTTGAGTGTTATGGCCGCGTATGGGATTAATTCGCTGATTAAAAACAGGGCTGAAAAATCTTTTCTGAAGAAAAGGTTTTATATATGGGTTATAGCGGCGATACTTGTCCTTTCCCTGCTGACAGCCGCGGATATCGCATTGAAACATAAGGAATTCTGGCTGGAAAAAGGGCGTGAATATGTAATTGCCAATGTTTATGGCAAGGCTCACCATAAACATTCTCTTGATGAATACATGGCAAGATTAGAGCCTATATACGATACATTGAAAGCCAATGTTTCTTTTAACAATATGTTTATTCTGAGGGGGGTTTTGTTTCTGCTGGTTTCACTGGCGCTTTTATATGCCTATATAAGATTTCCCGTCGCTAAACGGTTCTTTGTAGCGGCTTTTTTACTTATTTCAATGTGCGAACTTCTGGGTTTTAACAACAGATGCAAAATAAGAACGAATACGGAACCGCTTGCGACATTTAAAGCAAAATCCCGGATAGCGGATTTTATTTCTGAAGATGAAAGCATATTCCGGATTTATGAATTTGTAGGGCAGGGGGTTGATAATGCGGAAGAAGTATTTGAAGTTCTGCCGAACAGGTCTATAACCTATCGTTTATATGACATCGGATGTTACACGCCTCTGGTTATAAAAGATTATTACGACTTTATAGGAGAGCTCGGTTCGGTAGATGATTCGACGGGACCCCGTATCCCCGATGAAAAAATACTTCGACGGGACCTTAACCTTCTGAGATTCCTTAACGTTAAATACATTTTATCAGCTGCCGAACTGCCGTTCCTCAGACATATTTCGGATTTCGGCAAATGCGGTGTTTATATGCTGGATAATCATTTCGACCGTTTTTTTATCACTGACAAAGTAGTATTTTCCGAGGGGAAGAACATCAGAGAGAAGGTCGTTGATTCAGGGCGCGCGGATAACAAAAATCTCTGTGTCTATATTGAAAAGGGCCGGGAGCGCGATGCCGGTTTTAAAAATATGAGGTCCGACCGGAGTGAAATCGAGGTTCAGAAATACGATTCCGGCAGTATTATTTTAAATGTGGTCAACGAACCCGGTTCCGCCTTGCTTGCGACTTCGGAATTATATTACCCGGGCTGGAAAGTTTTCATTAACGGGGAAAAGTCTGAATTCCTGAGGATTAATTCGCTTTTCAGGGGTGTTTTGCTGCCGGAAGGCCGTTCGAAAGTGGAAATGGTCTACCGCCCGTATCTTTTCTATGTATTTTCGGCAATCAGTTTTTTATGGTATTTATTCTGTATCGTTTTTTGTGTTTTTTCCGAAAAAGGAATAAAACAATCGCTGGTCTGGCTTTCATGTATATTTGCCGTTTGTGTTTTTATCCTGTTTTTTTGCGTATTCCTTTATTCACAGGTAGGAGATAAATTGTAA